The Paenibacillus tianjinensis genome has a window encoding:
- a CDS encoding aspartyl-phosphate phosphatase Spo0E family protein, producing MGNDDHRDRIEQARQELNRLALEFGMQDIRVLRQSVKLDALLNEYTDCLTDKDDVPY from the coding sequence ATGGGGAATGATGATCATAGGGACAGAATTGAGCAGGCAAGGCAGGAGCTGAACAGACTAGCCCTGGAATTTGGAATGCAGGATATAAGAGTACTCCGCCAATCCGTGAAGCTGGATGCACTGTTGAATGAATATACCGACTGCCTCACGGACAAAGACGATGTGCCTTATTAG